CAAGTGTAACGCACGTACAACCGCTTCATACTCAGTTTCATTAttggtggatgcgaattccaatctaaaTGAATATGCTAATCTTGTTCCTGCTGGTGAGATGAAAACTATTCCAATTCCATTAccctctccatttgatgatccatccaccaatatctcccatctagtGTTATCTATTAACAAGTCTGTAGGATTTCCACATTCTTcatctatatccatcatctcttccacactttcatcatcttctaaagggaACCCTTCCAAGAAATTTGCGATTACTTGCGACTTTggggaagataatatttcataattGATCTCAAAATTCCCTATTTGTGCATTCCACCTCTCgatccttcctgatctttttgaatttttcattacTGACTCAATTGGTATTTTTGTTAACACCTTGATCTTGTGAGCTTGAAAATATATACGAAGCTTTTGTGTTGCATAAACCAGTGCGATTattatcttttctatttttgaataattcttctctgcggCTGTAATTTTTGCTTATGTAATATATCGGTTTTCCACTCCTTCATCCAGACGTAGCAGTACGTCACTTACTGCATGCGATGTTGATGCTAAATATATCAGTAACTCCTCTCCTTTTTCCTCCTTTTGCATGATGGACAAATTCATTAGATGGTTCTTTATATTTTGCAACGCTTTATCACATTCGTCCGTCCACTTGAACTTGGTTCTTTTTTTCAGAATATGAAAGAAATGCTTGCACATGTCTGATGACCGCGAAATAAATCACCCCAGTGAAGCTAGCAATCCACTTaatttttgtacatcttttacaGTCGCGGGTGATAGCATTTCTCGAATCGCTTGTACCTTCTCTGGATCAACCTCTATTCACTTGTTCGATACAATATAACCTAAATTTTTTCCCGATGCTACCCCAAAAATGCCTTTTTCAGGGTTTACCTTAATATTGAATTGACGCATGCACTAAAAGATTTCTCTTAAGTTGTCTACATGATCTTCAGCTTTCTTACTTTTCACCAGCATATCATCAATATAGACTTCTAATGTGGTATGTATCCACTGTGCGAACACCTTCTCCACCATTATTTGATATGTCGCACCTgcgtttttcaaaccgaaaggcatttttgtataacaatataATCCTCTAGGCGCGAAGAAATCAGTATGCTCTTGGTCTTCTTCAGCTAACGGAATTTAATTGCAACCCTTATATCCATCCATCAATGATACTCTGTCATTTCCTGTTGCCGACTCAACCATCTGTGGTATGTATGGCAATGGATAACTGTCCTTCGGGAACGCTTTGTTTAAGCCGCTGAAGtcaatgcaaatccttattccctTATTCTTCCTTGGAACCaccaccatgtttgctatccattctggatatttcGCTGGTCTTATGATTCCTGCTTCAAGCATCTCCTGCAGTtcttcttatatctgagaatggTATGTTGTTGCTATCTTCCTTATCCTTTGCTTGAATAGTCTTGCATTCTTGTTAAtatccaacttatgacatgcaacgGAAGGATATATTCCTGGCATTTCTTCCATGCTCCATGTGAagatgtctttatattctcgcaagagGTTTaccgttttttcttcttcttcttttcccatcTTAGTTCCAATTTTTAATATCTTTGGTTCCTCTGCTgttccaacatttatttcttttgtcggTTCCATTGCGATAAAATTCTCTTTAGGTTCTCCTggtggtgttggttcttttattacaTGCATCGGTTCACCTTCTTTTTCTGGAATTTCGCTTGGTATCCCTCTTCCTTTTTGTGCATATTCGgaactcttcttctttccttaattCCCTTGCTCTTCTCCAGCGATCCTTTCTCTTCTTTGAGCGATCTTCATAGTTTTTTATGTCTATCTCACTGCAGATCTTCGCACTGTTGATGTTTCCTCTGATTTCACTTATTCCACTTGGTATTGGGAACCGCATGCATTGGTGAAGGGTTGATGTTACAGcctttatcgcatgtatccatggtcgcCCCAAAAGCATATTGTATGGTGATTCCACGTCAACCACGCAGAATGTCACTTGTGTTTCTATTTCTCCCAACATTATTCGCACTGTTAGTTATCCTTTTGGTTttgttattgttttattaaaaccATGAATATTGTAAGTGGAGCGATCCATATCTGTATCCTatatcccattcctttgaacatGCGATAAAATAAGATGTCCGCCGAACTTCATGTATCTACTAAGGTTCTATCCATCGCCCACGCATCTTGTACTTTCGCTCCtacatgtttttctttttgtactACAGCCACTGTAACCACCAAAGGCTCTGTTCGTCTTAAATTCTCCATTCGTATCTCTTCCGCCGTGAATGTTATATTAtgtttttcccaatctttcagtggagaaattttatctaccgtcataattttctttccttcaaaatcacGCTTATGTATTTTTCCTGTAATTCTTGCATGGAAGTCATCGATAGTAGTTTTGGTGATTAAGTTGCATTGTAATTTCCTATTgctctcttttgcttcaatgatTCTTATCATTCCTGTTTTCTTGCTTCAATTAAAAGAACAACTTCTCTAAAAAGAACTAAAAACTTgaacaatgaagatgaactttCTGAGGTCATCCTTTTGAATTGTTAGATTGAAACCTTTAAACGTTCACCACCATGGTATTTCACTCCGAGctgttttctagcgccaaaatgtagttgcaggaaatcctacaaccacaccttAGATGAAATCTTAATAACAATTCAAGTAAACATCTTAAATTTCATATATTCATTCATAAAATCTTCAATATGGTTACAAGATTTGAGATGAGtcctaacttggagaacaaataatctttctctctcctaaattccaaATCTTAGctctccaaaaagatctctcccctcacaaggtcgctcggtccccttatataggggtttacaaagtggatgacagctaataaaacctttattttcggatctggtgtGCGTCATTATCGCACGCTTATCTTGACTCTTCTCGCACGTGCTTTATAACTTCGCACGACTATCACACTTTATTCATGATTCGTCTGACGTCATCTGATGCGTCATCTCAAATATACTATATGCGATACCCTTCGCTCGTTTACCGAACTTATTACTTCGTGCACATATTATGACGTGCGGCATTTAGTATCTACATTTTGATTACGTGGTTTTGGCTGGGTTGGCCTCTAATGGTGTTGGCAGTAAATCAAATTAGATGTGGAGGTGTCAGAGGAGGTATGCAGGGAGTTTAACCTGACGGCCGACAAAAGAATTTACCAAATTTTTATCATTTtgaatcaaagttaaaacaaGAGAAACAATTAAGTTACATCTCTCTCGCATAcataagctttttttttttgctaggtcagtCTCGCATACATAAGCACACACTCACTGTTACTGCAGTTCAGGTTAGATCAAGCTGGAATCACTGCGTTAACAGGTTGACCAGATTCTAAATTCTTCAACTGTGCTGCTGCTTCCTTCCCTCGGCTTACTTCTTTTGCCGAGTCATAGGATGCATGAAGCCCAACCAAAAAGTAGTAGACAAGTAAAATCCCTGTCCAAATCCCAAATCTAATAAAAGAAGCTGCATCTAATGAACCCAGCAAGAACATATTCATGGCAATTGTAGCTGATGGTAACCAAGGCACCAATGGAACTCCCCACAACTTCGGCTGTCTAGCTTGCTTGACCATCACTTTCAAACCCAGAGTGGATAAAAACCATATCAAAACCGTCGGGATGTAACCGATCCAACCATTACTGACTGCCCAGTAAACGGATGTACCAATGGAAGATAATACAATCAGTGCTAGGAACCCAATGAACTTATTTCTGTCTGCATTTGAAGTCACTCCTGCGACATAATATCTTCGAATGAGGAGTGACACTGCAACTAAGGAAAATATGAACAACGTAGCTATTGAGAGAAGGTTGGACAGAATACTGAGATCAGTGAACAACCCTACAAGACAATTTGCAAGGGTCATCACTATTGTGGCGTTCACCGGTGTTCCTGTTCTCTCGTTAATTGCTGCAAGCCACGGAGGGGCCATGTGAGTCCTGCCGATATGCGTGAAATATCGCGATTGACCGATGATATTAGCAAGTAAATTTGTGGACATACCAATTACTGCTCCTACAGCTACTAAGTACTTGGCCCAATTCAATCCTACAGCTTGAAATGCCAAGGAAAATGGTGCACTAATGTCTATCACAGTATAAGACTGCATTAAGCACAAGGTGACAGATAGTGCACAATAAACACATATGATGAAACTCATGGAACCCAGAAGTCCAATTGGGATATCCTTTCCTGGGTTTTTCGTTTCTTCCGCCATCGTTGCTACCGCATCAAATCCAAtataagaaaagaagagaacTGCTGAAGCTGTAAATACTCCTCTTGGACCATAAGGTGCAAAGTTGCTGGTAAAATTTTCAGTGTTTGCATGCATGAGACCAGCTATTAAAATGAGTAGAATAACTCCAACATTCACTATGGCTGCCACGGAATTGAAACGAGACGATCCTTTTGTACTAAGAGCAGCAGCAGTACCTGTACATTCACTAAGCCTGCTTACAAAAATTACTCTCTTTGACCACTTTGCAGGGCTACATGAAGAACATCCTACGGCTCATCTAAGTATCTCTCATTTATAACATGACATATGAAATTAAATATCTCTGAAATttatgaagaatcaaaatatttaCCTATCAGAATAGGGATGACGACAGCCAGCGGGTCAAGATGGTTAAAGTTTTCAGCAAGAGCTGGAATATATATACGAAAATCATCTGGATTACGGTTGCAAagggtagcgaaataagatgtccAAGTGCGGGCAACACTTGCTCCTCCAACAATATACTCAAAGAGTATGTTACCAGCGGCAATGAAAGCAAAGAAGTCACCCATCTCCACCCTTATATAAGCAAATGATCCTCCTGTAAAAATAACCATCCAGTTACATCTTGCCCCACAAAGAAATCTGGGTAAATTTTTTATCAGGAAACAACATAAATAACAATAATTTGCTCCTTGTAGATAATGTTATAGTTAACAGTGGACCGTCactcaactcaaaatcaattgcaAATGAATAGAGTAGTGGCGGCGCAATATATACCCCTCAAAAAAGGGTTCACTTCACTAGCTAGACTGTGTGCAATGACCTTGTGAGACTATTTATACATATACTTGCTATTGGAAATAAAGAAGAGTGTTTAAGAGTAAACAAAAGCATACCTGCAACAGGAATCTCGCAAGCAAACTCAGTGTAACAGAAGACACAGAGCATGGCCGAAACACCAGAAACCAAGAAAGACAAAACAATAGCAGGTCCAGCATCTCTATTTGCTTCTAAACCAGTTAACACAAAGATTCCAGCACCAAAAACAGCACCAAACCCAAACCAGATCAAATCCCACCAATTCAAAGTCTTCTTCATCTGATTCTGGCTTCTATCACTCATCTCATTTACTTCTTGTTCACTACTTGATCTTGTTGTTAATCTATCTTTCAATCTCATCTTTGTTTCTCCTAATGCTTTTGCATAACTCTTCCAGCTCTGGAATGATTCTTCCGGAAAGAAATCTTCTTTTCTGCATAAACATCCAAACCTTCCCCTCTTCTTAActgttgtcgttgttgttgttgatgatctcTGATGATCATTTCTACTTTCCACCATTTTTGCTTAGCTGATTTTAGTGAAAGGGGGTTGCTgggtttatgtttgatttgtgGGTTCAGTCAAATGTCTGGCACCAAGAAAGTGAGAAACCTGTCATGAAGTTGCAGAAAGAAGTAATTAGAAGAGAGGTTTGAGTTGTAAGACAATAATAAATGGCTTGAGTATTTATATACACTAAACAGAGTTGTCAATTTGTCAATTTAAGGCGTCTGTGTACCCACCACCACTCTGCCCTATTGAACCCACCTTCTTTGGTTCATACAATTTAAACCATCGAAAATTATTCCGGCAAAGAGAGGTCCAGGTTTTGgcagaattcttttttttttatctactcAAGAGAGTTGCCTTCTTTTAGGGATGTATCTACACTGCAGCAAAATAAACTTATTATGTAAATTTAGAGAATCGATAACCTGTTTTCTTTTCATAGTTTATTATTGGATAATCAAGTCAATAAAAGGACATGACAAATATGTCTTGGATGGAGTTGATAATCAAGTCAATAACGGAAAGAAATTGATAAAGTGGTCAAGTTTGGTTGGCAGTACCTAAACTATCCGTGCAAAACTCTGCCAGTTAAACGACATATATGTGTACGTAGCACCCAAAGTGAGAGAACAAACAAGAAAACATTTTGAACAAACTTAGCTATCAAAATGAGATAATTTGATAGCAAAGTCAGTGGTAAATATATCAACCTTAAAAATGGAACAAGGATCGTTTCCATTAAGATAAGCTGATATGGTATCTGATTAGTGttagtttttatttgattcccaTATCAACGTGTGATTGTTATGAGGCCAGGTAAGAGCCACCTCCAACATGGCTATATATTTAGAAAAATGCTATTAAGGGCGGACGAGCGAGAGAACTAGTTGGGCTCCACTTTGCTCATTATTTATCCTTAGTTTTTTTCTTGCTATGAAACACGGACACACCAGTATTGGTATCGTGTCCGTGTCAGATACTCGTCGGACATAGGATGCACGTGGGACACCGACATAACGCTGTGTAGAAATCTATACCTCAGTTTATTAATTGGGTAATCAAATGGGTTGTTGTGATAGCTAAAAGGATTGTCGTGCATACGTCCGATTCAAGCTCTGCAAATCGGCGATTGACTCAGCGA
This is a stretch of genomic DNA from Papaver somniferum cultivar HN1 chromosome 1, ASM357369v1, whole genome shotgun sequence. It encodes these proteins:
- the LOC113279378 gene encoding cationic amino acid transporter 1-like, with the protein product MVESRNDHQRSSTTTTTTVKKRGRFGCLCRKEDFFPEESFQSWKSYAKALGETKMRLKDRLTTRSSSEQEVNEMSDRSQNQMKKTLNWWDLIWFGFGAVFGAGIFVLTGLEANRDAGPAIVLSFLVSGVSAMLCVFCYTEFACEIPVAGGSFAYIRVEMGDFFAFIAAGNILFEYIVGGASVARTWTSYFATLCNRNPDDFRIYIPALAENFNHLDPLAVVIPILIGTAAALSTKGSSRFNSVAAIVNVGVILLILIAGLMHANTENFTSNFAPYGPRGVFTASAVLFFSYIGFDAVATMAEETKNPGKDIPIGLLGSMSFIICVYCALSVTLCLMQSYTVIDISAPFSLAFQAVGLNWAKYLVAVGAVIGMSTNLLANIIGQSRYFTHIGRTHMAPPWLAAINERTGTPVNATIVMTLANCLVGLFTDLSILSNLLSIATLFIFSLVAVSLLIRRYYVAGVTSNADRNKFIGFLALIVLSSIGTSVYWAVSNGWIGYIPTVLIWFLSTLGLKVMVKQARQPKLWGVPLVPWLPSATIAMNMFLLGSLDAASFIRFGIWTGILLVYYFLVGLHASYDSAKEVSRGKEAAAQLKNLESGQPVNAVIPA